AGTATATTCGAATATATTGAAATGTTCTATAATCGAATTAGAAGGCATTCAGCTCTGGGATATAAATCTCCGGTATCATTTGAACTGGAGGATATAGCAGCCTAACTAAACTTTGTGTCCGTTGAAGCAGGGGAACTTCACATCTCTCACTTCGACCGTAATGTTTTTGTCTTGAAAAAACATTTTATTTGGAGTTTTGACAAAGTAAAATTCATGTGAATTAATATTTCCGAATCCAACTGTAAGCTTATTTACTTGCGAAACAATGTCAACCTTAGATTTGAGAATTTGTTTTTCAACATTTTGTCTGACGGTGTCGCTTATTATTGTTTTGAAAAAGAAAGCAGATGTAGATATGTAACGCAATATAAATAGGAGTAATTTTATAATTAATAATTTCTTTTTCTTATTCATGATATTAACTCCTCATTTTTCTTTTGTTTGTTAGCTCCACAGTTCTCTTTTATCCTGTCTGACTTTCCTCTCGTAAGACAGGATAACTCTTGTGCTTCCAACAGAAGTAACCATTTGTCATGAGGGATTATATGCTTATTTTTTATACAGTAAAGTGACAACAACCCAGGGTTTAAACTCAAAAAAACAATGAATGTCTGATGCAAAGTTTTCTCTGTCTGCTATTCTGTTTTTTTCTTTTATGCAATCATTGAGATACTTATAAGAGTTGAATTCAATTAGATCAAAATATATGTTTACAAACTTTTGTTTGCCGGTGATGACACGTGTGTCAAATAAAATTAATTTATCTGTTTTTTTGCCACTATATTCGATAACGTTTGTAAAGCAATCCTTATCAAGTCTGGCGCCAGCATTTAAGAAACTAAACCTACCTTTAAAATGATCTAGAGGGGTAGCCTTTTCTGTTTCTGAATAGCCATTTATATTAAAAGTATTGTTTTCTATTTTTGAATTGTATTTTTCATCCTTCCAATGAGTATTTCCATCTTTATGATATGAACGATGCATTTTAACATTGTGATGTGTCAGGGAACCATATATGTCTTTTCCAATGCGTAACCATGCTAAACAAAATATTTTATTGCCATTCGTTGCAAGTAATATTATTTTTTTCATATTAGGCGCTATAAAGCATTAAGCCAGACATGACTATTATGAAGACAACATCATTCACGCAACCTGAAGCGTCAGCCCATCAATTCTCGAAGTCCTTAACTTCCCGACTCTGACATATACCAATTTTTGCCCTGCTTCCTTATTAGCAGTTGCAAGCTCCATATTTTTATCTGAGAGTTCTTTGTCGTATTCAGGGAGCAGAACAATCATGGCGTTATCAGGTATCTTGCCTTCTATCTCGGGATGCTCAAGGAGATATAATTCAAACTCGGTTGAAAGCTGCTGATTTTTTCTGAACAATTCTTCCTTTGTCATTTTATTATCCTCCTAAGATATCTCTCTTTATATCTTGCCCAATTTTCATTTATATCTATGTCAGCCAATGTCAAGGCTTCGTTAAAGTCTGCTTCTCCCAAAAATATTTTCTCTTTGCTGCCGTCAAAGTTCAGCAAATCTTTATGTGCT
The DNA window shown above is from Nitrospirota bacterium and carries:
- a CDS encoding IS3 family transposase, producing the protein SIFEYIEMFYNRIRRHSALGYKSPVSFELEDIAA